A single Glycine soja cultivar W05 chromosome 14, ASM419377v2, whole genome shotgun sequence DNA region contains:
- the LOC114383439 gene encoding uncharacterized protein LOC114383439 produces the protein MTKPRHRHYHSIFLCSSYDRSLSFAMPRKRFQEPQPKTGLQHTQDFLRKIGLGKENYYFWKQIGKALLCTYAVIGAVWVYNETSPLGWWTLKPKPKEELELAHLYERRQFPYPGDEEAMQEFIARGGMIGTTIGPKGMVEGDKDESDYKKELKDKKFGQEAQKLWMRMRSEVIAELQEKGFDVE, from the exons ATGACTAAACCACGTCATCGCCACTATCATTCAATATTTCTATGTTCATCGTATGATCGAAGCCTCAGTTTCGCAATGCCTCGTAAGCGCTTTCAGGAGCCGCAACCCAAAACAG GTCTACAACATACCCAGGATTTCCTGAGGAAAATAGGGTTGGGGAAGGAGAACTACTACTTCTGGAAGCAGATTGGAAAGGCTTTGCTTTGCACCTATGCAGTGATCGGGGCAGTGTGGGTGTACAACGAGACCTCACCACTGGGTTGGTGGACACTGAAGCCAAAGCCAAAGGAAGAGCTTGAGCTGGCTCATTTGTACGAGCGGCGGCAGTTTCCTTACCCGGGCGATGAAGAGGCAATGCAAGAGTTCATTGCCAGAGGTGGAATGATTGGAACAACCATTGGTCCCAAAGGGATGGTTGAGGGTGATAAGGATGAGAGTGACTACAAGAAGGAGCTGAAGGACAAGAAGTTTGGGCAAGAGGCTCAGAAACTGTGGATGAGGATGAGGAGTGAGGTCATTGCTGAGCTTCAGGAGAAGGGCTTTGATGTGGAATGA